In a genomic window of Xenopus laevis strain J_2021 chromosome 5S, Xenopus_laevis_v10.1, whole genome shotgun sequence:
- the prph2.S gene encoding peripherin-2 (The RefSeq protein has 5 substitutions compared to this genomic sequence), with protein MALMKTKFNLKRRVKLAQGLWLMNWCCVLAGIALFSMGVFLKIELRKRSEVMDNDESHFVPNSLILMGSLACALNAFPGKICYDSLDPTKFPRWKPMLKPYLIICLIFNIFIFFTGVVCFLTRGSLESTLAHGLKNGMRYYKDTDIPGRCFLKKTIDLLQIEFKCCGNNGFRDWFELQWVSNRYLGGRSKEVKDRIQSNVDGKYLIDGVPFSCCNPSSPRPCIQLQVTNNSAHYSYDHQTEELNLWSKGCKEALLNYYTSMMSSMGGMVFLVWIMEMAVMIGLRFLHTCLETIANPEDPECESEGWILEKSLKDTIKSSWELVKSMGKLNKVETAGGEEAGVATVS; from the exons ATGGCCCTGATGAAAACTAAATTTAACCTGAAGAGGAGAGTGAAACTTGCCCAAGGGCTATGGCTCATGAACTGGTGTTGCGTCTTAGCAGGCATTGCCCTTTTCAGCATGGGGGTATTCCTGAAAATTGAGCTCAGGAAGCGCAGTGAAGTGATGGATAATGATGAGAGCCATTTTGTACCCAATTCCTTGATCCTGATGGGCTCCCTGGCCTGTGCCCTTAATGCATTTGCAGGTAAAATCTGCTACGATTCCCTGGATCCTACCAAGTTTGCCAGGTGGAAGCCCATGCTGAAACCTTATCTGATAATCTGTCTCATCTTCAACATCTTCATATTCTTCACTGGGGTGGTCTGCTTCTTGACCAGGGGCTCCTTGGAGAGCACTTTGGCACACGGCTTAAAGAATGGCATGCGCTACTACAAGGATACCGACATCCCTGGCAGGTGCTTTTTGAAGAAGACCATTGACTTGCTGCAGATTGAGTTCAAATGCTGCGGAAACAATGGCTTCAGGGACTGGTTTGAGCTCCAGTGGGTCAGCAACCGCTATCTGGATTTCAGCTCCAAGGAAGTGAAAGA TCGTATTCAGAGCAATGTAGACGGCAAGTATTTGATTGACGGGGTTCCCTTCAGTTGCTGCAACCCGAGCTCTCCCAGGCCCTGCATTCAGCTGCAAGTGACAAATAACTCAGCTCATTACAGTTACGATCACCAGACAGAGGAGCTGAACCTGTGGAGCAAAGGTTGCAAGGAAGCTCTACTAAACTACTACACCAGTATGATGAGCTCCATGGGCGGTATGGTGTTTCTGGTCTGGATCATGGAG ATGGCTGTGATGATCGGGCTGAGGTTTTTGCACACGTGTTTGGAGACCATTGCAAACCCTGAAGATCCAGAGTGTGAGAGTGAAGGTTGGATACTGGAGAAGAGCCTGAAGGACACCATCAAATCCTCCTGGGAACTGGTGAAAAGCATGGGTAAGCTGAACAAGGTGGAGACCGCTGGTGGTGAGGAAGCAGGAGTAGCAACTGTCAGCTGA
- the utp25.S gene encoding UTP25, small subunit processor component S homeolog (The RefSeq protein has 3 substitutions, 2 non-frameshifting indels compared to this genomic sequence), translated as MGKRRKPRRDEAISALSKKQKKHLKEFGEQHPFYDAVSKKQEVTQVIQLPESSEDESRSESEAESEPEQVNMYHQLLATLKSVSEEEEEESDDDDDVEEETVEDEGDDAEEVDEESEAENEDVEDESEGEVSGEDYGATDGITGEEQKEADDEEEVVVGDPAAEEVGEFTDAKHESKFSLETNFLDADNEDSKIEQVSSSTVATEDPFVQHVSRELEEQDISKIGSNPKKASLKWPALGQIVISSSLPEVQPLKSEKESDLHKLYLHKPLFSTWPKVNSSFLSAPNEQKFTPLQRELFSIMNSYRDLFYPARSPTVQGEEIRHVYCLHALNHALKANSHVLNNNSRKREQKPGMDEEDLRDQGLTRPKVLIVVPFRQSALRVVQILISLMEVGDRKVDVSNKKRFKEEFGSEPEDRPPNLKRPEDYEAVFAGNIDDHFRIGVAILQKSMRLYSPFYSSDIIIASPLGLRTIIGSDGEKKRDFDFLSSIEVLILDQTDLYLMQNWEHVLHLMAHLNLQPTESHGVDFSRVRMWNLSNWAKYYRQTLLFSSLQEPQINSIFNKHCFNYCGQVAVRNMPITGSISHVVVQLPHVFQRLEADGLLSVIDARFEFFTSKILPQYRDAIMSHTLIYIPSYFDYVRLRNYFKKEELNFTHVCEYTNKPGISRARQFFLKGERQFLLVTERFHFYKRYTLKGIRNLIFYELPTYPHFYSDVCNMMKAWHRGEEATWTCTVLYSKYDAQRLAAVVGAERAAQMLQSKKNVHLFVTGENG; from the exons ATGGGGAAGAGGAGGAAGCCCCGGAGGGACGAGGCTATTAGCGCCTTgagtaagaagcagaagaagcacCTGAAGGAATTTGGGGAACAGCACCCCTTCTATGATGC agtctccaaaaaaaaacaagaagtaaCCCAAGTCATTCAGCTG CCTGAGAGCTCAGAGGATGAATCCAGAAGTGAGAGCGAGGCAGAGAGTGAGCCAGAGCAGGTCAATATGTACCACCAACTCCTCGCCACCTTGAAAAGTGTTTCagatgaagaggaagaagaaagtgatgatgatgatgatgtagaaGAAGAAACCGTAGAAGATGAAGGCGATGATGCAGAAGAGGTGGATGAGGAAtctgaagcagaaaatgaggatgtTGAAGATGAGAGTGAAGGGGAAGTATCTGGAGAAGACCATGGGGCAACGGATG GGATAACTGGAGAGGAGCAGAAAGAGGcagatgatgatgaggaggaggtggTAGTTGGAGATCCAGCTGCAGAAGAAGTCGGGGAATTCACTGATGCGAAACATGAATCTAAGTTCAGTTTAGAAACAAATTTTCTGGATGCCGACAATGAAGATTCTAAGATTGAACAAGTCTCCAGTTCAACTGTGGCTACAGAag ACCCATTTGTTCAGCATGTCAGCAGGGAGCTGGAAGAGCAAGACATCAGTAAGATCGGCTCAAATCCTAAAAAAGCATCACTGAAG TGGCCTGCCTTGGGACAGATTGTTATCTCGAGCTCCCTTCCTGAGGTCCAGCCCTTAAAATCAGAGAAAGAAAGTGACCTGCACAAGCTCTATTTGCACAAGCCACTCTTTTCTACGTGGCCCAAAGTGAACAGTTCCTTCCTGTCGGCTCCTAATGAACAGAAATTCACCCCACTACAGAGAGAGCTTTTCAGCATCATGAACTCCTACAGAGACTTATTCTATCCAGCTCGGAGCCCTACGGTGCAAGGAGAAGAGATCCGACATGTGTACTGTCTCCATGCACTGAACCATGCTCTGAAAGCAAACTCCCACGTATTAAATAACAACTCCCGGAAGAGAGAGCAAAAACCTGGGATGGATGAAGAAGACCTAAGGGACCAGGGCTTAACCAGACCAAAG GTGCTGATTGTTGTGCCGTTCCGAGAATCCGCCTTACGTGTAGTGCAGATTTTAATCAGCTTGATGGAAGTTGGAGACAGGAAAGTCGACGTGAGCAATAAGAAGAGGTTCAAAGAAGAATTCGGATCTGAGCCGGAAGACAGGCCCCCAAACTTGAAGAGGCCCGAAGATTATGAAGCCGTGTTTGCAGGAAACATTGATGACCACTTCAGGATAG GAGTCGCCATCTTGCAGAAGAGCATGAGATTGTACTCTCCCTTCTACTCCTCCGACATCATTATCGCCTCCCCCCTCGGATTGCGAACGATCATTGGCAGCGACGGGGAGAAGAAGAGGGACTTTGATTTTCTGTCTTCCATAGAAGTTCTCATTCTGGATCAAACCGATTTATATCTGATGCAGAACTGGGAGCATGTGTTG CACCTGATGGCTCACCTCAACCTGCAGCCCACAGAGTCTCATGGGGTTGATTTCTCTCGTGTCCGCATGTGGAACCTTAGCAACTGGGCCAAGTACTATCGGCAGACGCTGTTGTTTAGCTCCCTGCAGGAGCCCCAGATAAACTCCATATTCAACAAGCATTGCTTCAATTACTGTGGGCAG GTGGCAGTTAGGAACATGCCTATTACTGGATCTATCAGTCATGTTGTGGTCCAGCTCCCACACGTCTTCCAGAGGTTAGAGGCAGACGGGCTGCTTTCTGTCATAGATGCCAG GTTCGAGTTCTTTACCAGCAAGATTCTGCCGCAGTATCGGGATGCCATCATGTCTCATACGCTCATCTATATCCCTTCCTACTTCGACTACGTGCGACTCCGGAACTACTTCAAGAAGGAAGAACTGAACTTCACGCACGTCTGCGAATACACGAACAAGCCCGGAATCTCCAGAGCTCGGCAGTTCTTCCTGAAGGGGGAGAGACAGTTTCTGCTGGTCACCGAGAGGTTTCACTTTTACAAGAG atacACGTTGAAAGGTATCCGAAACCTTATCTTCTACGAGCTCCCTACTTATCCCCATTTCTACAGCGACGTGTGCAATATGATGAAAGCGTGGCACCGGGGGGAGGAAGCCACGTGGACCTGCACTGTGCTTTACTCGAAGTATGATGCCCAGAGACTGGCCGCTGTGGTGGGGGCAGAGCGTGCCGCGCAGATGCTGCAGTCTAAGAAAAATGTGCACCTTTTTGTTACCGGAGAAAACGGTTAA